The following coding sequences are from one Halomonas sp. HAL1 window:
- a CDS encoding sugar ABC transporter substrate-binding protein, which produces MKRLLLGAALAVTCTSAMAQSIGVSVARFDDNFLTSMRQAMEAEAEAQGYDIQFLDAQEDIGRQLSQVQSLAAQGVDAIIINPVDTAATSRMTGEAVLQNIPLVYVNREPEGDDLDNDGVVFVGSDQKRAGTLQMEALAEMLGGEGNVAIMLGNLASGATHKRTNGVKEVAAEYPGIEIIAEQPADYQRTEAIDLMTNWIVGGQEINAIAANNDEMAIGALNAMRQLGISPEEIIVGGIDATRDALESMQSGELAVTVFQDPVGQGGGAVKAAIDLAEGNEVEKTTMVPFQLVTPETLEEFLANQ; this is translated from the coding sequence ATGAAACGCCTGCTACTCGGTGCGGCCCTCGCCGTCACTTGCACGTCTGCCATGGCTCAATCTATCGGCGTCTCCGTCGCCCGTTTCGATGATAACTTCCTTACCTCTATGCGCCAGGCGATGGAAGCCGAAGCCGAAGCGCAGGGTTACGATATCCAGTTTCTGGATGCTCAAGAGGATATTGGCCGTCAGCTTAGCCAAGTACAAAGCCTTGCTGCTCAAGGAGTGGATGCCATCATTATTAATCCCGTTGATACGGCAGCAACATCACGCATGACAGGAGAAGCCGTACTGCAGAACATTCCATTAGTGTATGTAAACCGTGAACCCGAAGGGGATGACTTAGATAACGACGGCGTGGTTTTTGTCGGCTCGGATCAAAAACGTGCGGGCACTCTCCAGATGGAGGCACTGGCCGAGATGCTTGGTGGCGAAGGTAACGTTGCCATCATGTTGGGGAACCTTGCATCTGGAGCTACACATAAACGTACCAACGGCGTCAAGGAAGTCGCTGCCGAGTATCCGGGTATTGAGATCATTGCAGAACAACCCGCAGATTATCAGCGCACTGAAGCCATCGATCTTATGACTAACTGGATCGTTGGCGGCCAGGAAATTAATGCTATTGCGGCCAACAACGATGAGATGGCGATTGGCGCCCTCAACGCCATGCGCCAGCTGGGGATCAGCCCTGAAGAGATCATCGTAGGGGGTATTGATGCCACTCGTGATGCACTCGAGTCCATGCAAAGCGGTGAGCTCGCCGTTACCGTCTTCCAGGATCCGGTCGGCCAGGGCGGCGGTGCGGTGAAGGCAGCCATCGATCTAGCCGAAGGCAATGAGGTCGAGAAAACCACAATGGTGCCTTTCCAACTGGTCACCCCCGAGACGCTTGAAGAATTTCTTGCCAATCAATGA
- a CDS encoding sugar ABC transporter ATP-binding protein has protein sequence MASMTAENLTPEAAEFILEVADVRKTFPGVVALDNVQLKIRPGTVHALMGENGAGKSTLMKIIAGVYIPDQGEIRLKGKPLQLHGPLDALEAGIAMIHQELNLMPYMSIAENIWIRREPLNAFGMVNHDKMNKMTETLFERLGIDMDPETQVRHLTVAGRQMIEIAKAVSYESDVLIMDEPTSSLADREVEQLFRIINDLRAQGKGIIYITHKMDEVFEIADDISVFRDGQFIHSAAARDMTSNEIIKLMVGREVTQMFPKEEVPIGEVVLSVDSLCLDGVFQDVSFEVRAGEILGLAGLVGSGRTNIAETLFGVTPPSSGSIAIDGKKEVISSPHQAMLRGLALLTEDRKETGLFLGLSVEENMEMAVLRDGYTRGTFVEQSRLDQECDSMKERLSVKTPSMEERISNLSGGNQQKVLIGRWLMTKPRILILDEPTRGVDVGAKAEIHKLITELVKQGVAVIMISSELPEVLGMSDRIMVMHQGRVTGFLDRSEANQVNIMQLASSPVTPPVVEA, from the coding sequence ATGGCGTCAATGACCGCAGAAAACCTGACTCCCGAAGCCGCCGAGTTCATTCTCGAGGTGGCCGATGTCCGCAAGACCTTTCCAGGCGTGGTGGCACTGGACAATGTCCAGCTCAAGATACGTCCAGGCACCGTACATGCCCTGATGGGCGAAAATGGCGCGGGCAAGTCGACACTGATGAAGATCATCGCTGGCGTTTACATTCCCGATCAGGGCGAAATTCGCCTGAAAGGCAAGCCACTGCAATTGCACGGCCCTCTGGACGCACTGGAAGCCGGCATTGCCATGATCCATCAGGAACTCAACCTGATGCCTTATATGAGCATCGCCGAAAACATCTGGATTCGTCGTGAACCGCTCAACGCGTTCGGCATGGTCAATCACGACAAGATGAACAAGATGACCGAGACACTGTTTGAGCGTCTGGGCATTGATATGGATCCAGAAACCCAAGTGCGCCACCTCACGGTGGCAGGTCGTCAGATGATCGAGATTGCCAAGGCGGTCTCCTATGAGTCTGACGTACTCATCATGGATGAGCCTACCTCGTCGCTGGCTGACCGCGAGGTGGAACAGCTATTCCGAATCATCAATGACCTGCGCGCACAGGGCAAAGGCATCATCTACATCACCCACAAGATGGATGAGGTATTCGAGATCGCTGATGATATTTCGGTCTTCCGCGATGGCCAATTCATCCACTCCGCCGCCGCCCGCGACATGACCTCCAACGAGATTATCAAGCTCATGGTGGGTCGCGAGGTAACCCAGATGTTCCCTAAGGAAGAGGTTCCCATCGGCGAGGTGGTGCTGTCGGTCGACAGCCTCTGTTTGGATGGTGTCTTCCAGGATGTCAGCTTTGAGGTGCGCGCCGGCGAGATACTCGGCCTGGCGGGCTTGGTAGGTTCTGGCCGCACCAATATCGCCGAGACGCTGTTCGGCGTGACGCCGCCCTCCTCCGGCAGCATTGCCATCGACGGCAAAAAGGAAGTCATCAGCTCACCGCACCAGGCCATGCTGCGCGGCTTGGCGTTACTCACTGAAGATCGTAAGGAGACAGGCTTGTTTCTTGGCCTTTCGGTCGAAGAGAACATGGAAATGGCCGTATTGCGAGACGGCTATACCCGCGGCACGTTCGTTGAGCAGAGCCGACTCGACCAAGAGTGCGACTCGATGAAGGAACGCTTGAGTGTCAAAACACCTTCCATGGAAGAACGTATCAGTAACCTCTCCGGCGGTAACCAGCAAAAAGTACTGATCGGCCGCTGGCTGATGACCAAGCCACGCATCCTGATCCTTGACGAACCCACCCGCGGGGTAGATGTGGGGGCAAAAGCCGAAATCCACAAGTTGATCACTGAGCTAGTCAAGCAAGGCGTGGCAGTGATCATGATTTCTTCCGAATTGCCAGAAGTGTTAGGCATGAGCGACCGCATCATGGTGATGCACCAAGGCAGAGTGACGGGCTTCCTCGACCGCAGCGAGGCCAACCAGGTCAACATCATGCAACTCGCCTCATCACCGGTGACACCACCGGTCGTCGAAGCCTAA